A single window of Pelotomaculum isophthalicicum JI DNA harbors:
- a CDS encoding heterodisulfide reductase-related iron-sulfur binding cluster produces the protein MLSTTGIIVFILLLAIAGYFSVMGLAKLYNRVRIGRPIDRSDRLMERIMGFFGRQDCQRKIAREPGAALMHLPILYGLILFALGAVHYVLEKVIGLVIFGSPYFYLITEIGGIALLFGILFSAWRRYIQKIPRLDTGTWEQERFIVFLISDISLIVVAFFLSYGFKLIGSPDYFDHWRLSMAPASLLVASLFSSVDPAMAGKLSLVFWWVHILAAFTMIGVPRYSPLLHPAAAPLNIIFRYLDNKIEPMEPIDFEDEERETFGVNKLADFTWKDLLDCYACAECGRCQDNCPAYLTQKPLSPKKLLAEIKEHLEEIVPGEPRIKTVDGHWVFDQQEQKSEDAEDAKKLLGEVIDEHAIWACTTCRACREQCPNMNEHANKIMQLRRAYVLDESDFPAEAQLTFTNMERNSNPWGIGWADRANWAADLDVKILGEVEDAESVEYLLYLGCAGSFDERIKKVSTALVKVLNEAGVSFGILGTEEKCCGDSARRLGNEYLFQSLAEENIETFKGYGVKKVITACPHCFTVMKNDYKQLGADFEIMHHTQLIDQLIKAGKIKPGALGEQVKATYHDSCYLGRYHEEYSAPRNVIAAVKGVSLVEMPRSKQKGFCCGAGGGRMWLEEDIGKRINIARTEQALELDPQAIICNCPFCLTMLEDGLKDKEATDRVKVYDIAELVAKASS, from the coding sequence ATGCTCAGTACGACAGGCATCATTGTATTCATTTTGCTTCTAGCTATAGCTGGCTACTTTTCTGTGATGGGGTTAGCCAAGCTTTATAACAGAGTGAGGATAGGCCGTCCTATCGACCGCTCCGATCGTCTTATGGAACGTATAATGGGGTTTTTCGGCCGCCAGGATTGTCAGCGTAAGATTGCACGGGAGCCGGGTGCGGCCCTGATGCACCTTCCTATTCTATACGGATTAATTTTATTTGCTCTTGGCGCGGTTCATTATGTCCTGGAAAAAGTGATAGGCCTGGTTATATTTGGGTCACCGTACTTTTATTTAATTACTGAAATTGGCGGTATTGCGCTTCTGTTCGGGATTTTGTTCTCAGCCTGGCGGCGTTATATTCAGAAAATTCCCCGCCTGGACACGGGAACTTGGGAACAAGAAAGATTTATTGTCTTTCTTATTTCAGATATCAGCTTGATTGTTGTAGCCTTCTTCCTTTCCTATGGGTTTAAACTCATCGGCTCACCCGATTATTTTGACCATTGGCGGCTTTCCATGGCTCCGGCGAGCCTTCTGGTAGCCTCCTTGTTTAGCAGTGTGGACCCTGCCATGGCCGGCAAGCTTTCGTTGGTCTTTTGGTGGGTGCATATATTAGCCGCTTTTACCATGATCGGTGTTCCGCGTTACTCTCCATTGCTTCACCCTGCGGCCGCCCCGCTTAATATTATATTCAGGTATTTGGACAATAAGATCGAGCCGATGGAACCAATCGACTTTGAAGATGAAGAGAGAGAAACCTTCGGCGTTAATAAGCTGGCGGATTTTACCTGGAAAGATCTGCTGGATTGTTATGCCTGTGCCGAGTGCGGCCGCTGTCAGGATAACTGCCCGGCTTATTTGACCCAGAAGCCACTTTCCCCGAAAAAACTGCTGGCTGAAATCAAAGAACACCTGGAAGAGATCGTCCCCGGCGAACCGCGGATCAAGACGGTTGACGGTCATTGGGTGTTTGATCAGCAGGAGCAAAAGTCAGAAGATGCTGAGGATGCCAAAAAGTTGCTTGGTGAAGTGATTGACGAGCATGCAATCTGGGCTTGCACTACATGCCGGGCCTGCCGTGAACAGTGTCCCAATATGAACGAGCATGCCAACAAAATCATGCAACTCAGGCGGGCGTATGTTTTGGACGAGAGCGATTTTCCTGCCGAGGCTCAGTTGACCTTTACCAATATGGAACGGAACTCGAACCCCTGGGGGATTGGTTGGGCTGACCGCGCTAACTGGGCTGCCGACCTGGATGTCAAGATCCTTGGTGAGGTTGAGGATGCGGAAAGTGTGGAGTACCTCTTATACCTTGGCTGCGCCGGATCCTTTGACGAGAGAATAAAGAAAGTATCGACTGCCCTGGTTAAGGTTTTGAATGAAGCGGGAGTAAGTTTCGGCATTCTGGGCACAGAGGAAAAGTGTTGCGGAGATTCGGCACGGCGGTTGGGTAACGAGTACCTGTTCCAGAGTTTGGCTGAGGAGAATATCGAAACCTTTAAGGGCTATGGGGTAAAGAAAGTTATTACCGCCTGCCCGCACTGTTTCACAGTGATGAAAAACGATTACAAACAGCTTGGCGCTGACTTTGAGATAATGCACCACACCCAGTTGATTGATCAATTAATCAAAGCCGGTAAGATTAAGCCGGGCGCGCTGGGAGAACAAGTAAAGGCGACCTATCATGATTCCTGTTATCTTGGACGTTATCATGAAGAATACAGTGCTCCAAGGAATGTTATCGCCGCCGTAAAAGGTGTTTCCCTGGTTGAGATGCCCCGGTCAAAACAAAAAGGCTTCTGTTGCGGCGCTGGCGGCGGACGCATGTGGCTTGAAGAAGACATCGGCAAACGTATCAATATAGCGCGTACTGAACAGGCTCTGGAACTGGATCCACAGGCTATCATCTGCAACTGCCCGTTCTGCCTGACCATGCTGGAAGACGGCTTGAAGGATAAGGAAGCGACTGATCGAGTTAAGGTATATGATATTGCTGAACTAGTTGCTAAGGCTTCTTCTTAA
- a CDS encoding ABC transporter ATP-binding protein, with amino-acid sequence MLEIKNLSLTIEGDKGPVEILKDINIVFEERLLYVFTGPNGGGKSSLAKVIMGIYKPTSGKIIFNGEDITELGVTERARLGIGYAFQQPPRFKGLTVGELLQLAVGKDKIMREFSLLYDVGLCPQDYLEREVDISLSGGELKRIEIASLLARELKIAVYDEPEAGIDLWSFSRLTETFQNYHRTHDTTIVLISHQERILSLADEIILVADGMIKEQGSRDVIWPLIMEDAGCNCRDACSEGNEEIVECHR; translated from the coding sequence TTGCTGGAAATAAAGAACCTGTCCTTAACAATCGAGGGTGATAAAGGTCCTGTGGAGATCCTTAAGGATATCAATATTGTTTTCGAAGAACGCTTGCTATATGTTTTTACCGGACCTAACGGGGGAGGGAAGTCATCCCTGGCCAAAGTAATCATGGGTATTTATAAACCAACAAGTGGTAAAATCATATTTAACGGCGAGGATATTACTGAGCTTGGAGTGACCGAGCGGGCCAGGTTAGGTATTGGTTACGCGTTCCAGCAACCCCCCCGTTTTAAGGGCTTGACGGTTGGAGAACTGTTGCAACTAGCAGTAGGAAAAGATAAAATAATGCGGGAATTCAGTCTGCTTTATGATGTAGGACTTTGCCCTCAGGATTACCTGGAGAGAGAGGTGGATATCAGCCTTTCCGGTGGTGAACTCAAACGGATCGAGATCGCCAGCCTGTTAGCCAGAGAGCTAAAGATCGCTGTTTATGACGAGCCGGAAGCGGGTATAGATTTGTGGAGTTTTAGCAGATTGACTGAAACGTTTCAAAATTATCACAGAACGCACGACACTACAATTGTGCTGATATCGCACCAGGAAAGAATATTAAGTCTCGCTGATGAAATTATCCTGGTAGCTGACGGGATGATCAAAGAACAAGGAAGTAGAGACGTTATTTGGCCTTTGATTATGGAGGATGCTGGTTGTAACTGCCGTGACGCTTGCAGCGAAGGGAATGAAGAAATTGTTGAATGCCATAGATAA
- a CDS encoding SufB/SufD family protein: protein MLNAIDKHMLRTVAGMHDIPQGAYNIRKNGAGISRNTTANIEIRTKEDKPGIDIIVKPGTKGESVHIPVILTAEGLEDLVYNTFDIGEGADVLVVAGCGIHNPGDMNARHDGIHNFIVRKGARVRYVEKHYGEGTGQGQKILNPKTIVELEEDAFAEMELVQISGVDNTKRDTEARLHKNAHLLLTERMLTDGNQFAESKVQVELLGQDSSVRIISRSVGRDNSRQIFYPRVVGLNRCRGHVQCDSIIMHEAQISSIPAIAAHHADAQLIHEAAIGKIAGEQLIKLMSMGLSESEAEETILKGFLK from the coding sequence TTGTTGAATGCCATAGATAAACATATGTTGCGAACTGTCGCGGGTATGCACGATATCCCCCAGGGAGCTTATAACATCCGTAAGAACGGAGCGGGAATCAGTCGCAATACCACGGCAAATATTGAGATTAGAACGAAGGAAGATAAACCTGGAATCGATATTATAGTCAAGCCGGGAACAAAAGGCGAGAGTGTCCACATACCGGTGATTTTAACAGCTGAGGGCTTGGAAGACCTGGTATATAACACTTTCGACATAGGAGAGGGAGCCGATGTCCTGGTTGTTGCCGGCTGTGGCATACATAATCCCGGGGATATGAATGCGCGGCATGACGGAATACATAATTTTATCGTCCGGAAAGGTGCGCGTGTTCGTTATGTTGAGAAACACTATGGTGAAGGAACCGGCCAGGGCCAAAAAATACTCAATCCGAAAACCATCGTTGAGCTGGAAGAGGATGCTTTTGCGGAGATGGAACTGGTGCAAATAAGCGGTGTTGACAACACAAAACGTGACACGGAGGCGCGTTTGCATAAGAATGCTCACCTGTTATTAACTGAGCGGATGCTTACTGACGGCAATCAGTTTGCTGAGTCGAAAGTCCAAGTTGAACTATTGGGGCAGGATTCTTCTGTCAGGATTATTTCCCGTTCAGTGGGCAGGGATAACTCCAGGCAAATATTTTACCCGCGCGTGGTGGGTTTAAACCGTTGCCGGGGTCATGTGCAATGTGACTCAATAATCATGCATGAAGCACAGATTAGTTCCATACCTGCAATAGCGGCGCATCATGCGGATGCCCAACTGATCCACGAAGCCGCTATCGGGAAGATTGCCGGTGAGCAGTTGATTAAACTCATGTCGATGGGGCTTTCTGAATCTGAAGCTGAAGAAACCATTCTTAAGGGATTTTTGAAATAA
- a CDS encoding S1C family serine protease yields MPTSWRRLLLFALVAAFLAGITFTGGCDFTRGLLLAKKGNQVGAQVNVDSPLGTGPDAVANVVSSASQAVVKISTKKVSGEAADPLFNDPFFRQFFGLPFSPRQQEEGLGSGFIISNDGFILTNEHVIDGANDIAVTVTGFDKPLAAKIVGSDYNLDLALLKINTNSDLPFLNLGNSDQIRVGNWVIAIGNPYGLDHTVTTGVISAKGRPVNISDRQYENLLQTDASINPGNSGGPLLNLQGEVIGINTAINAQAQGIGFAIPTSTVQRVLEDLKNSVNSVSPWIGVQVRPVDEEAARYLGLTKAEGALVTGVIAGSPAQKASLKQWDVIVEFNGVKINNADDLVTAIKATQVGNNVKVLVVRNRQLSSVNISIAEKPRNIK; encoded by the coding sequence ATGCCAACCAGCTGGAGACGCTTACTGTTGTTTGCATTAGTAGCTGCTTTTTTAGCCGGAATAACATTTACAGGCGGCTGTGATTTTACCAGGGGTCTTTTGCTGGCTAAAAAGGGGAATCAGGTTGGTGCGCAGGTAAATGTTGATTCACCGCTGGGAACAGGTCCTGACGCTGTTGCTAATGTAGTTTCCAGTGCCAGCCAGGCTGTAGTTAAAATTTCTACGAAAAAGGTTAGCGGCGAGGCTGCCGATCCTCTTTTCAACGACCCTTTCTTCCGCCAGTTTTTTGGTTTGCCTTTCAGCCCCAGGCAACAGGAAGAAGGTCTCGGTTCAGGGTTTATCATCTCTAACGATGGTTTTATTTTAACAAATGAACATGTGATTGATGGCGCTAATGATATTGCCGTTACTGTGACCGGCTTTGATAAGCCGCTGGCGGCAAAAATAGTTGGTTCTGACTACAACTTGGATTTAGCTCTCTTAAAAATAAATACCAATTCAGATCTGCCCTTCTTAAATCTTGGCAATTCCGACCAGATTAGGGTGGGCAATTGGGTGATCGCTATTGGAAACCCCTATGGACTGGATCATACTGTAACGACCGGAGTGATTAGTGCCAAAGGCCGACCAGTTAATATAAGCGACCGGCAGTATGAAAACTTGCTTCAGACAGATGCTTCCATTAACCCCGGCAACAGTGGCGGGCCTTTGCTCAACCTGCAGGGTGAAGTAATTGGGATCAACACGGCTATTAACGCTCAGGCTCAAGGTATTGGTTTTGCGATCCCAACGAGCACTGTTCAGCGTGTGCTTGAAGATTTGAAAAACAGTGTTAACAGTGTAAGCCCGTGGATTGGCGTTCAGGTGCGCCCGGTGGATGAGGAAGCGGCCCGCTACCTGGGGTTGACGAAAGCGGAAGGGGCTCTGGTAACAGGAGTGATTGCCGGCAGCCCGGCGCAAAAAGCCAGCCTAAAGCAATGGGATGTGATTGTTGAGTTTAATGGGGTCAAGATCAACAACGCGGATGATCTGGTCACGGCTATCAAGGCTACTCAAGTGGGAAATAATGTGAAGGTTTTAGTTGTACGCAACCGGCAACTTAGCTCAGTAAATATTTCAATAGCTGAAAAGCCGAGAAATATTAAATAG
- a CDS encoding polysaccharide deacetylase family protein gives MEPYFAKILLIILIVYIVAPTVLTRFGQVGVISRATKGKGTVVLTFDDGPDPRYTPQILDILNRHQVKASFFITGAKAKLYPDLIKQITSAGHEIGNHGFRHKAAWLLGPRATITEITDTNRVLEELTGKKPIYFRPCWGLYNLSSLWYYWSRGLKVVLWTYMSWDWAKHATPESITRRVLNKLRDGVILIFHDSDSAPGAAPGGPDRVIAALPQILEGITLRGLRVAPLEEIMAGKNNGSAAKRMVIFLWSFVDRIIRLLSGIKDIKDDQSFIWRLALRRYHGQEWLMKDGSLLKKGDYYIEIHINNDLLLKLLGEHSSTERIAVIAMREVRHSLPKLARLMKDDKRYGKAKLLLGITLLHRGTVRLGFTTYELKPGLFRMFTGWYENLLLSLFHPGGFKNSKTYREKLSPKYVVMTRQELMRRYPPAGIPETVAPR, from the coding sequence GTGGAACCTTACTTCGCTAAAATCTTATTAATAATTCTGATTGTATATATTGTCGCCCCTACGGTTCTGACCCGTTTCGGCCAAGTTGGCGTCATATCACGCGCCACAAAAGGGAAAGGTACAGTCGTCCTTACTTTTGACGACGGACCTGACCCCCGTTACACCCCGCAAATACTGGATATACTAAACCGCCATCAGGTAAAGGCCAGTTTTTTTATTACCGGCGCCAAGGCCAAATTATATCCTGATTTAATTAAACAGATTACATCAGCCGGACACGAAATAGGCAACCACGGCTTCAGGCACAAAGCCGCCTGGCTGCTGGGCCCTCGCGCCACAATCACTGAAATTACCGATACCAATCGCGTACTCGAAGAACTAACCGGTAAAAAACCGATTTATTTTCGTCCATGCTGGGGGCTCTACAACTTGTCTTCACTATGGTACTACTGGAGCAGGGGTCTAAAAGTAGTGCTCTGGACTTACATGAGCTGGGACTGGGCCAAACATGCCACGCCGGAAAGCATAACGCGCAGGGTATTGAATAAACTGCGGGACGGAGTCATCCTTATTTTCCACGACAGCGACTCCGCGCCTGGCGCCGCTCCGGGAGGGCCAGACCGGGTGATTGCCGCCCTGCCCCAAATCCTGGAGGGAATAACCCTGCGCGGCTTGCGGGTGGCCCCGTTGGAAGAGATCATGGCAGGTAAAAATAATGGTTCAGCGGCAAAAAGGATGGTTATATTTTTATGGAGTTTTGTTGACAGGATAATCAGGCTGCTTTCCGGGATTAAAGACATCAAAGATGATCAATCATTCATCTGGCGGCTGGCGCTTCGCCGTTACCACGGGCAAGAGTGGTTGATGAAAGATGGCTCCCTGCTAAAAAAGGGAGACTATTACATTGAAATTCATATTAACAACGACCTTTTATTGAAACTGCTGGGTGAACACTCCTCGACTGAACGAATTGCTGTCATCGCCATGCGGGAAGTACGTCATAGTTTACCTAAACTGGCCAGACTGATGAAAGACGATAAACGGTACGGCAAAGCGAAGCTATTGTTGGGAATCACCCTTCTGCACCGCGGTACGGTACGTCTTGGTTTTACAACGTATGAATTAAAGCCAGGCCTTTTCCGTATGTTTACAGGCTGGTACGAAAATCTGCTCCTGTCACTTTTCCATCCTGGCGGCTTTAAGAATTCAAAGACATATAGAGAAAAACTATCACCCAAATATGTGGTTATGACCAGGCAAGAGTTAATGCGCCGTTACCCGCCCGCCGGTATCCCTGAAACTGTTGCGCCACGTTAA
- a CDS encoding MFS transporter: MHELKNILNSPKEYCLLLVLLLIEFTRGAFFLTFLPLFAVNYLGISVAAAGLAVSMHYLAETLSKGAAGWQLDRHGHSTMLIGLLFGLAALVLMKLYPSAPLLLAGSAILGLGVSPVWLAVISEVAPVQLKERAARMGVIFAVWLVGGGGGPVVINFFITRDYSIAFWLLIFLWGIALAVAATLLPGAEYKADTDHGFSFKKEVSSMLRNQAVKKILLPGMFLQTLAGGLLLPLLPLYAQNKIGLEPNQYAILLLIGGAAAALSFLPMGRLADRVTLKLILSAGFGMSAISLAAFSFVRNAFNAYLLAALVGFSYAAVLPAWNNLLAKAVPPERQATGWGVFSTIEGMGVAIGPAIGGVVAKYMGIQAPIIISTTLLAIMSFFYMFYPVERFFANNRLC, from the coding sequence TTTCGCGGTTAATTATTTAGGTATTTCGGTAGCCGCGGCTGGTCTTGCCGTATCTATGCACTACCTGGCAGAAACCCTTTCAAAGGGCGCTGCCGGCTGGCAATTGGACCGCCATGGGCACTCAACAATGCTGATCGGTTTGCTATTCGGACTGGCGGCCCTGGTATTGATGAAACTTTACCCCTCCGCCCCTCTCCTGCTTGCCGGGTCAGCCATATTGGGACTAGGCGTCTCACCGGTATGGCTTGCCGTAATAAGTGAAGTGGCGCCTGTTCAGCTAAAAGAACGGGCGGCCCGGATGGGTGTTATTTTTGCTGTATGGCTGGTTGGCGGCGGCGGAGGTCCGGTTGTTATCAACTTCTTTATTACCCGGGACTATAGTATCGCCTTTTGGTTGTTGATTTTTCTTTGGGGTATTGCTTTGGCTGTAGCCGCAACGCTATTACCGGGGGCGGAGTATAAAGCAGACACCGATCACGGCTTCTCTTTCAAAAAAGAAGTATCAAGTATGCTCCGGAATCAAGCTGTAAAAAAGATTCTCTTGCCGGGTATGTTTCTGCAAACCTTGGCGGGGGGATTGTTACTACCATTGCTTCCCTTGTATGCGCAAAATAAAATTGGGCTGGAACCGAACCAGTACGCAATCCTTTTATTAATTGGCGGAGCGGCGGCTGCCCTGTCATTCCTGCCGATGGGCCGCCTGGCTGACCGGGTGACTCTTAAATTGATTCTGAGTGCCGGGTTTGGCATGAGCGCGATTTCACTGGCAGCTTTTTCGTTTGTCCGCAATGCCTTTAACGCCTACCTGTTAGCAGCCCTGGTAGGTTTTTCATACGCCGCGGTTTTACCCGCTTGGAACAATCTTCTCGCTAAAGCTGTCCCACCTGAGAGACAGGCTACCGGCTGGGGTGTCTTTTCCACTATTGAAGGCATGGGTGTGGCCATTGGACCGGCTATTGGTGGTGTCGTGGCAAAATACATGGGGATTCAAGCTCCCATCATTATAAGTACAACATTACTGGCTATCATGTCATTCTTTTACATGTTCTATCCGGTGGAGAGATTCTTTGCCAATAACCGGCTTTGCTGA